AGCACCCAGGAGCGCCCCTCCCGCCCACATCTGGAACGTCACGTCCATCGtctcgatcgatctcggccgtgaTTTAATGGTGGATATATGGATGCGATCATCAAGAGGTGGATGATTCAGGATTACTACTTATAGAGATGCTTTCATATACGCCAACCATATCTTGTTGGTGTGATAATTTACCATTTGTTAATGACAATTAATATCAAATCGTTATGTATAATATTATTTTCCTTATTCAGTTTGAGGATATTGATTATATTTGTTTCCATTAAGTTGCGAATGTTTCCGATCCTGTTTCCTACTGGTTCATCAGTGATCGCATATGTGCAAATCTAAAGTACGGAAACAAAAATTTGGAATAATTAAAAATCTTTTTCAAAATTTCCTCATGCATGCtgatatttattatattttaattttttttcagtgCCACAATAATCTAAAAAGGAATTAAATTCAAGTTCTAAATTCAAttataaaattcaaataatatttattaAAGAACAATGGTTATGAATTAATATCATTTAaagaattattttaaaaataaaataaaaatattaaggAGGTGCTCAAGGATGCGTCAGTGAACAGGAGCTCGAGCTCTCCGGCGCATGGAGAATAGGGTGCTCGGGGAGGTGGTGGCAAAGCTGGTGCTTGGAGGGGGAGGGACTCGCCGGTGTATGGAGGCAGTCGTGGGTGGAGCAAGCTCGCCGACCACTGGCTGCTACGCGCTCCAGATCTGAAGAAGCGGGGAAAACATGGTGAGAGAAGAGTAAAAGGGTCTCAATGGCATGTGtggtcattattattttttaataattttgctGACTCAGAATGACACACGCACATAGATGTCATGTAAGCTAAATACCTCTCTGATTTGGTTTAGGGGGTATATTAAATGGTTTGATAGTTTAGGGGGTGTAAAATGCCCGGTTTTATAGTTTAGAGTGTGTTTTAGACAGTGAAGAATTGAGGTGTGTAAAATCAAGTCCTGGGTCAAATCGCTCTGTCTAGAGCTAGAAATTGTTtgataatgttttatttttgtgGCTGTAATTTGTTAGTATTATCTACTCTAAATGACAGTCTGTTTAATATGGAAAGAAGGAACAATTATGCAGGAACGTAGTTCCGCCACTTCTGACAACTGATAATTTTTAAGGTCTGTCTGAGGAAAATGGAAAATGTTGATGCAAAGCTGTGTACACGATCTCCAGCCTGGGGGAAGAGCTGCGACGATTTGATCGATTCTTAATCAATATCCCAGCAAATGTCGAATTACTGATACACCAGGCAATTTGTGCCTACAATTTTCTGTTGAGTAATTCAATTATCATTTCTAAAGTAAGCTCAAATGGCACCCTGAGTTGAACCGAATACAACTGTACAACAACTCAATAGACTGATGCGGAATCAAATTACTACTGTGATATTGTACACCAGCTCTCTTGCTATACATGTCCACAGTTCAACTCTCGAGCCAAAATCACACCTATTCTTTCTTTGCATAATGAGCACCCTATGAACATATTGATGGCTCAAGAGACCAAGCTATATATTCCAAGTGGCGAATGCAGTAGTTGTTTTAACATACCGAGATTATTTATTTGTATTTCTCCATTATGCGCCGGGCTTCTTCCACAGGGTCTTCAGATGAATTGGCTCCTTCATCCACCCTAGAGCCCTCCTTTGGGTTCATAGCCAGGAAACCCAAGTATATAAGCCCCATCATTGCCTGTTATCATGAGAAAAATCATCTTACATCATGCATAATTTAAACTACAATCATAAAGATGGATAAAAGTGAATTTTGACAATAAACATTCCAATTGTAGAAACTATTGGGCATGTTTGCAGTTCTCAACTAAAGCATGCCTATAGTATTGCTAAACATTCCGTAGAACACATTGTTGATCAAAGATAGTAGTATGCCACAGTCACATACCAATACGAAGAATGCGGTGGAGACAACAGACTTGAGAAGAAAAAGGGCAATGGACAAAGCAACAAAGGTAACACCTATCCTGGCAACTGGCCGTGGAACCGAACCCTGTCACATATTGAATGAAAAAATTAGCACATTTTCAATGTTTACTGAACTTAATAATGCTTATGATTAGTGTATACTCCTATATAACAAAAGAGAGATACACATAATTTGATGAGTTAAGCAGCACATACTGGGACTAGAGTAGTTCCTGCCTCAACAGCATCCCTACCAACCTTCCATGCTGTTTGAACAACTGTTGTGATATGCAAAGTGTTAGAGAGTGCCAAGACCATTATCATGATCAcaccatgaaaaaaataatgattcatgatactcctttaaaaaaatatgcattaaCCAATTAGAGGAtgagcatatatatttttctattcacAAAAAAGTAACAGAGTCGCAATGCTATTACTATATACAAcctgaggatttttttttttatgttaaaaGGTAGAGGATGCTCTACCTCATAGTTATAGCCATTTCATTAATGGACATGGTGAAATACAGGATTGTAGTGAGGGTAGAGGGAAAAGGAATAAAAATACAGAAAGAGGGGTGGGGGAATACACAAGAGAGTAGAAACGAATTAAAGTACAACACTGACAATAAATTACAATACAAACTGTAGAGGTGAAATTATCTTAGCTACTCACACCAAGCATTGATCTTCAGTTTGGTATTAGGATTGGCATGGTGGCTCCAAATATCAAGAGCCACGCATATCTGTAGCTTAATGTTACTATGTTAGGAAGCTGCAGGTTTTGCCTTTAGGGAATCTAATTGATTTGCAAAGAGTATGTGTGCAGGCTGCAAACCAAATTGGCTTGATTTTACCATTGTTATGATTACTTCTGATTACTTCTTCTAAAAACTAAGGGTGATGTTGATCCATTTGCAAGATAGAGCAGTCCAAGCATATCCCATAAGCCTGTAGCAGGTCTGACACCTAAGTGTAATGTGGTGTGC
This genomic window from Oryza sativa Japonica Group chromosome 12, ASM3414082v1 contains:
- the LOC4351971 gene encoding uncharacterized protein, with the translated sequence MAAAMAAAVAARLPPAAARRARLEATTPSSPFAVAAPRRVMAPTRRPRLGTRLVVVSAQSNFSRVVQTAWKVGRDAVEAGTTLVPGSVPRPVARIGVTFVALSIALFLLKSVVSTAFFVLAMMGLIYLGFLAMNPKEGSRVDEGANSSEDPVEEARRIMEKYK